One genomic segment of Impatiens glandulifera chromosome 6, dImpGla2.1, whole genome shotgun sequence includes these proteins:
- the LOC124942579 gene encoding novel plant SNARE 11-like has translation MNSLSSISEELAEIDGQVTDVLRALSNGFQKLDKIKDASRQSRQLEELTEKMKECKRLIKEFDQGIKDLGYKSNPDSDKLLSERKQSMIKELNSFVALKKKYASNLDNKRIDLFDGPGEGLAEDNMLLASSMTNQELIGEGHRMMDETDDAIERSKKVVQDTINVGTETAATLKGQTEQMSRIVNDLDSIHFSMKKASKLVKQLGRQIATDRAIMAMLFLIVIGVVAIIIVKIVNPQNKDIRDIPGLGPPVQNRRLLWNS, from the exons ATGAATTCTCTGTCTTCCATAAGCGAGGAGCTCGCGGAAATCGATGGGCAAGTCACCGATGTTCTTCGAGCATTATC AAATGGGTTTCAGAAACTTGATAAGATTAAGGATGCCAGCAGGCAGAGTAGGCAGTTGGAAGAGCTAACAGAGAAGATGAAAGAATGTAAGAG GCTTATTAAGGAATTTGATCAAGGAATCAAGGATTTGGGATATAAATCCAATCCAGATAGTGACAAATTGCTGAGTGAGAGAAAACAATCAATG ATCAAGGAGTTGAACTCTTTTGTTGCTTTAAAAAAGAA ATATGCAAGCAATCTTGATAACAAGAGAATTGATCTCTTTGATGGGCCTGGTGAAGGGTTAGCCGAAGATAACATGTTATTGGCTTCAT CAATGACAAACCAGGAGCTAATTGGTGAAGGGCATCGCATGATGGATGAGACTGATGATGCAATTGAGAGATCAAAAAAG GTTGTCCAAGACACCATTAATGTCGGGACAGAAACTGCAGCAACATTAAAAGGACAG ACAGAACAAATGAGTAGGATTGTAAATGATCTGGACTCTATCCATTTCTCAATGAAGAAGGCTTCAAAGCTGGTTAAGCAGCTCGGTAGGCAG ATTGCAACTGATCGTGCTATCATGGCCATGCTCTTCCTTATTGTCATTGGTGTAGTAGCTATCATTATTGTAAAG ATTGTGAACCCACAGAATAAGGACATTCGCGATATCCCGGGATTAGGTCCTCCAGTACAAAACCGAAGATTGCTTTGGAACTCTTAA